In Bos indicus isolate NIAB-ARS_2022 breed Sahiwal x Tharparkar chromosome 19, NIAB-ARS_B.indTharparkar_mat_pri_1.0, whole genome shotgun sequence, the following proteins share a genomic window:
- the RILP gene encoding rab-interacting lysosomal protein isoform X1 codes for MEPRRAVPGAHGCGPRVAAGSGTAAELVYHLAGALGAELQELARRFGPEAAAGLVPLVVQALELLEKAAVGPTPDSLQVSAQQAELELRRLREENERLRRELRSGPQEERALLRQLKEVTDRQRDELRAYNRDLLQRSQETEALQEQLQRLLLVNAELRQKLAAVQTQLRAARDRESEREQRREAAVEPPPEPVQGQAAGPGCEQRRESERAAAGTRAPGTPEDPADAPLPPGLPAKAGQCSFSREEVQQILQERNELKANVFLLKEELAYFQRELLTDHRVPGLLLEAMKVAVKKQRKKIKAKMLGTPEEAESSDDEDGSWLLLSSDKGDHSEPPAPESRIQSFFGQWYRGEAEAPGTETSRVAPSQLQGGEETLQPPHQEPVGRPTAPDS; via the exons ATGGAGCCCAGAAGGGCGGTGCCTGGGGCGCATGGCTGCGGGCCTCGGGTGGCCGCGGGATCGGGGACAGCCGCGGAGCTCGTGTACCACCTAGCGGGGGCCCTGGGcgctgagctgcaggagctggcGCGCCGCTTCGGGCCGGAGGCCGCAGCCGGACTCGTGCCACTGGTGGTGCAGGCGCTGGAGCTCCTGGAAAAGGCGGCCGTGGGGCCCACCCCGGACTCG CTGCAGGTATCCGCGCAGCAGGCGGAACTCGAGCTGCGGCGGCTGCGAGAAGAGAACGAGCGCCTCCGCAGAGAGCTGCGCTCTGGACCACAGG AGGAGCGCGCTCTGCTGCGGCAGCTCAAGGAAGTGACCGACCGCCAGCGGGACGAACTCCGGGCGTACAACCGCGACCTGCTGCAGCGCAGCCAGGAGACCGAGGCG TTGCAGGAGCAGCTGCAGCGCCTCCTGCTGGTGAATGCGGAGTTGCGGCAGAAATTGGCCGCGGTACAAACCCAGCTACGCGCCGCGCGGGACCGCGAGAGCGAACGAGAGCAGCGGCGCGAAGCGGCCGTGGAGCCGCCTCCAGAGCCGGTGCAGGGCCAGGCCGCGGGCCCCGGGTGCGAACAGAGGCGGGAGTCCGAGCGGGCGGCCGCGGGCACAAGAGCCCCGGGGACCCCCGAGGACCCG GCGGATGCCCCACTGCCGCCAGGGCTCCCCGCCAAGGCAGGGCAGTGCAGCTTCAGTCGAGAGGAGGTTCAGCAGATCCTTCAGGAGCGGAATGAGCTCAAAGCCAACGTGTTCCTGCTGAAGGAGGAGCTGGCCTACTTTCAGCG GGAGCTGCTCACAGACCACCGGGTCCCTGGGCTTCTGCTCGAAGCCATGAAGGTAGCTGTCAAAAAGCAGCGGAAGAAGATTAAGGCCAAAATGTTAGGGActccagaggaagcagagagcag TGACGATGAGGATGGCTCATGGCTCCTGCTCTCCAGCGATAAGGGAGACCATTCTGAACCCCCAGCCCCTGAGTCCAGAATACAGAGTTT CTTTGGCCAGTGGTATCGGGGTGAAGCAGAGGCCCCTGGGACTGAGACCAGCCGTGTGGCTCCCAGCCAGCTACAAGGAGGAGAGGAGACCCTGCAGCCACCCCACCAGGAGCCGGTGGGCAGGCCAACAGCCCCCGACTCCTGA
- the RILP gene encoding rab-interacting lysosomal protein isoform X2: protein MEPRRAVPGAHGCGPRVAAGSGTAAELVYHLAGALGAELQELARRFGPEAAAGLVPLVVQALELLEKAAVGPTPDSLQVSAQQAELELRRLREENERLRRELRSGPQEERALLRQLKEVTDRQRDELRAYNRDLLQRSQETEALQEQLQRLLLVNAELRQKLAAVQTQLRAARDRESEREQRREAAVEPPPEPVQGQAAGPGCEQRRESERAAAGTRAPGTPEDPADAPLPPGLPAKAGQCSFSREEVQQILQERNELKANVFLLKEELAYFQRELLTDHRVPGLLLEAMKVAVKKQRKKIKAKMLGTPEEAESSLATSGTC, encoded by the exons ATGGAGCCCAGAAGGGCGGTGCCTGGGGCGCATGGCTGCGGGCCTCGGGTGGCCGCGGGATCGGGGACAGCCGCGGAGCTCGTGTACCACCTAGCGGGGGCCCTGGGcgctgagctgcaggagctggcGCGCCGCTTCGGGCCGGAGGCCGCAGCCGGACTCGTGCCACTGGTGGTGCAGGCGCTGGAGCTCCTGGAAAAGGCGGCCGTGGGGCCCACCCCGGACTCG CTGCAGGTATCCGCGCAGCAGGCGGAACTCGAGCTGCGGCGGCTGCGAGAAGAGAACGAGCGCCTCCGCAGAGAGCTGCGCTCTGGACCACAGG AGGAGCGCGCTCTGCTGCGGCAGCTCAAGGAAGTGACCGACCGCCAGCGGGACGAACTCCGGGCGTACAACCGCGACCTGCTGCAGCGCAGCCAGGAGACCGAGGCG TTGCAGGAGCAGCTGCAGCGCCTCCTGCTGGTGAATGCGGAGTTGCGGCAGAAATTGGCCGCGGTACAAACCCAGCTACGCGCCGCGCGGGACCGCGAGAGCGAACGAGAGCAGCGGCGCGAAGCGGCCGTGGAGCCGCCTCCAGAGCCGGTGCAGGGCCAGGCCGCGGGCCCCGGGTGCGAACAGAGGCGGGAGTCCGAGCGGGCGGCCGCGGGCACAAGAGCCCCGGGGACCCCCGAGGACCCG GCGGATGCCCCACTGCCGCCAGGGCTCCCCGCCAAGGCAGGGCAGTGCAGCTTCAGTCGAGAGGAGGTTCAGCAGATCCTTCAGGAGCGGAATGAGCTCAAAGCCAACGTGTTCCTGCTGAAGGAGGAGCTGGCCTACTTTCAGCG GGAGCTGCTCACAGACCACCGGGTCCCTGGGCTTCTGCTCGAAGCCATGAAGGTAGCTGTCAAAAAGCAGCGGAAGAAGATTAAGGCCAAAATGTTAGGGActccagaggaagcagagagcag CTTAGCCACCTCTGGAACCTGCTAA